A single window of Pyrus communis chromosome 10, drPyrComm1.1, whole genome shotgun sequence DNA harbors:
- the LOC137748389 gene encoding uncharacterized protein: protein MNPHKTEDLFHHHFHHHHHHLSHHDLGPPPHQIMESPPSISLLADDVVFPLPPEIDIFRSPSSSPSHSSDENDDVSNPNPKSEPKSQPIYISPEPHISSQFYTFNPDSHSLMIRCILDSRLATPVEIRAATPRPVLKSWRAVWKDRNEDTAYVTAWKRIQDKLAAHVDQNGNEFLCFKNNNQQFVSHINQWQDIVMSFHSDADLKHLGLKETIDRIKQVWTVGAKFYGIPESYIRVCVAACTICSTDNSGLAGRGKRRRFEYTESFDVPAKEVPTRLQQLAAKHKVVLCIRQKYIRYKPFMAEVKDYACHRAGEPAAKKSKILKREPYASKRCGCGFRIRAIVPITNYNEKDKTFVYQEEGVAVFKLYAVHSGHEPGPLDGNARIMHRVVGHKGGIFMDQDTVYGVSEELDNDGFGLFGKDEGDMQLLVMQQVQELRAEVGLLEEKIVKMPQELLGSVSRDLFDLVNKVRQVGEESSKPMDLLRDKTLAGDILVGDNDLAHWSDHHHERLYGDGKDTDLIEDDEDSFGRTHGDGVPWEQLREDCRSPKDLIGDPCKPEKWLKCSEFDEKSMLDCEDTKLTKSLRHDEGIGADVGLVGIQVDSFYQANSKWFDSPCGLDPAADCGDNTFRNEEIV from the coding sequence ATGAATCCTCACAAAACGGAAGATCTCTTCCACCATcacttccaccaccaccaccaccacctcagCCACCATGATCTGGGCCCACCTCCCCACCAGATCATGGAATCCCCGCCCTCCATTTCACTCCTTGCAGACGACGTCGTCTTCCCACTCCCCCCGGAAATCGACATCTTCcgctccccctcctcctccccctcccACTCCTCCGACGAAAACGACGACGTCTCAAACCCTAACCCCAAATCCGAACCCAAATCCCAGCCCATCTACATCTCCCCGGAGCCCCACATCTCCTCCCAGTTCTACACCTTCAACCCGGATTCCCATTCCCTCATGATCAGGTGCATCCTCGACTCCCGCCTCGCCACCCCGGTCGAGATCCGCGCCGCCACGCCCCGCCCCGTCCTCAAGTCCTGGCGCGCCGTCTGGAAGGACCGCAACGAGGACACCGCCTACGTCACCGCCTGGAAGCGCATCCAGGACAAACTCGCCGCCCACGTCGACCAAAACGGTAACGAATTCTTGTGCTTCAAGAACAATAACCAGCAATTCGTTTCTCACATTAATCAGTGGCAAGACATTGTTATGAGTTTCCATAGCGATGCCGATTTGAAACACTTAGGGTTGAAGGAAACCATTGATAGGATTAAGCAGGTTTGGACTGTAGGTGCTAAGTTTTATGGAATTCCTGAGAGTTACATTAGGGTTTGTGTTGCTGCATGCACCATTTGCTCCACGGATAATTCGGGGCTCGCAGGTAGGGGCAAACGCCGGCGGTTTGAGTATACTGAGTCTTTTGATGTGCCTGCCAAAGAGGTGCCCACTAGGCTTCAGCAGTTGGCTGCTAAGCATAAGGTGGTTCTTTGTATAAGGCAGAAGTATATCAGGTATAAGCCCTTTATGGCGGAGGTTAAGGACTATGCTTGTCATAGGGCCGGGGAGCCCGCTGCTAAGAAGTCCAAGATTTTGAAGAGGGAACCATATGCTTCGAAGAGGTGCGGCTGTGGGTTTCGGATTAGGGCCATTGTTCCAATTACAAATTACAATGAGAAGGACAAGACTTTTGTGTATCAGGAAGAGGGGGTGGCAGTGTTTAAGCTGTATGCTGTGCATTCAGGGCATGAGCCTGGTCCATTGGACGGGAACGCGAGGATTATGCATCGGGTTGTGGGGCACAAAGGTGGGATTTTTATGGATCAGGATACTGTGTATGGGGTCAGTGAGGAATTGGACAATGATGGGTTTGGATTGTTCGGAAAGGATGAGGGGGACATGCAGTTGTTAGTCATGCAGCAGGTGCAGGAATTGAGAGCTGAAGTTGGGCTTTTAGAAGAGAAAATTGTGAAAATGCCACAAGAGCTTTTGGGTTCAGTGTCCCGAGATTTGTTTGATCTTGTCAATAAAGTTAGACAAGTAGGAGAGGAGAGTTCAAAGCCAATGGATTTGCTACGGGATAAGACACTTGCAGGTGATATTTTGGTTGGGGATAATGATTTGGCCCATTGGAGTGATCACCATCACGAACGTTTATATGGAGATGGCAAGGACACTGATCTgattgaggatgatgaagacaGTTTTGGGCGAACTCATGGGGATGGTGTCCCTTGGGAGCAGCTGAGGGAAGACTGTAGGAGTCCGAAAGATCTGATCGGTGACCCTTGTAAGCCCGAAAAGTGGTTGAAGTGCAGTGAATTTGATGAGAAGAGCATGCTTGATTGCGAGGATACGAAACTAACCAAGTCCTTACGACATGATGAGGGTATAGGGGCAGATGTTGGTCTTGTTGGTATACAGGTCGATAGCTTCTATCAAGCAAATTCGAAATGGTTTGATTCTCCTTGTGGGTTGGACCCAGCTGCCGATTGTGGGGATAATACGTTCAGGAATGAGGAGATTGTTTAG